The genomic window AAGAATTAAATAAATAGAATTTTGGTAAGTTTTCATTTTTCGCAATCTCCCTTTTATAAATTAATTTGAAAGAAAATTATAAATTTTTGCAAATATATCTACAATATAAGAATAGAATTTTTGATACCAAGATCTATTTTGTTCAAGTTTTTTTAATGCTGCAAATTCAGCCAATCGCTTAGCTTCATCTTCTTGAATTTTTTTTATATCTTTTAATCTTTCAGTTCGATCTTTTACAATCAAGCCGTCTTTTTCCAATGCAGCAATAGATTCTGAAACAATATTCATTTGCGTTTTAATTAATTCAATAAAATTATTAAAATCTTGCCACAATGTTTGAGTTACATATTTTTTGATAGCATTAACTTTTTCTAATGAGTCACCTTTGAGTTGATAATAAATTGTTCTAGCTTTTTTATCATCAATTATATTCCAAATCTCTTCGACCATTTGAGCAGATTTTGCAGATTCTTCAAGCGCCATTTTTTCTAGATCGTCAAGTTTTTTTAATCTGTCTTTTATTGACCTATCAAGATCATATATTGATTTAATATCCAAACGAAGTTGTTCCGATTTCGTTTTTAAATCTTTGGTTATTTTTAACAAATCATCAATTTCTATTTCACCCTCAGTTGTAACACCGCTTTTGATTTGTTCTTTATAATATTTTTTTCTATTACTTAAATATTTTTTAATTCCGGCAAATAATGCTGCACTGCTTGCTTGATTGAAACCTTCTTTTTTATAAAATTCATCAAGCTCTTTATCTATTTTATTAAATTGTTCATTGTACTGACCGGGCATTGATTGAATTTCTGAAACAATATTTTGAATTTCATCATTTACAGCATATGAAGACTTTAGCCATTCTCTTTTTTTTAACCAATTTCCCTGAGTGCCAATTTTTTCTTCAGAAAAATTAACATTATCTATACCATTAATTTTAGTTTCTTTTTGTGGTTCTTCCAATTTTTCAACCGGTTCAACAATATTTTCATTTACTTCAGGAGTATTTACATCTTGCAAATTGGCATTTTCAAATTGTTGTTCAATAACATCTGCCTCTTGAGCATTTAAAAAAAATAGGAATAAAGCAGACAAACCTAATAACTTCATACAAATATTCATATTAAGAGCCCTTTTTTTTAAAAATTACAACTCTATCTTAATTATATCTTTTATGAATATTATAGGGTTTTGGCTAGATCTTCAAGTTCTTTAAATAGACTCTTTATTAATTCATCTGCTTCTGTTGAAGTAAAGCTCCACAAAACGCCTTGATCCACTCTTGTCAAAATGGAGCGATCGGATTTGATATCAATAGTATCAATTCTAACAACATTCATTAATGGATGAACCATTGAAGGAGCTCTGACTACGCCGGCACGGCCCAAAACACTGTATGCAACATTTCCTTCACCAAGAAAACATAACATAATCTTTTTTTGCCAAACCATATTGCGATAACCGGTATGTTCTTTATGAATTGTAAGCAATAAACTTTCATCGCCTTTAGGATAAATACACTGTACCGGAGTTGTATTTGGAACGCCCTTTTCTGAGAAAGTTGCTAAAATTGCAACAGTTTTTTTTCTTTTTAAAAGATTAACTAAATCTTCCGGTAATTTTACACCAACGTGCTTAGCCATAACACCTCTAAATTTTAAAACAAAAATTCCATGTAAAAATATTTACAAAATAAATATTAAAATTTTAAAAATTATATTAACTTCAAAACAACTTCATTCTCGAGTAGTAAACCTTTTTGAGTAAGAGAAACCTTACCCCCGATTTGAAGAATTAAACCTTGTTTTTTTAATTCTTCTATACTATTTAAAAACTTAATTTTATCAGCACTCTTTAAAAAGTATAACATACTATGCAAGTCCCCCCCGTTTTTCTTGCGCAAATCGAGCATCAACTTCTCTATAAACACTTGCCTGTCGGTCAATATCTCTTTTTGAGCGCAATTAAGCGGGTTTAAATTTATATTTAAAAATTTATTCAAATTCGTTTCATTTATATACCGTGCAGTTCCATCAAAAGAACTAGCTCCCAATCCAAGTCCTAAATATGGCTTTCTATCCCAATAAGCCATATTATGAATAGATTCAAAGCCAACTTTGGAAAAATTTGATATTTCATATTGCATAAAATCATTTTTTTCCAGAAATTCTACAGTTTTAATGTAATGGGAGATTATTGTATCATCTTTTTGCAAAGAAATCTCATTTCTTTTAACTAAATCATATAGTTTTGTTTTATTATATAAAGTCAAAATATAAACCGATATATGTTTTACCGGCCAAGAAACAACTGTTTTCAAGCTATTTTGCCAAATTTCATCAGTAACATCAGGTAGTCCCAAAATTAAATCTACTGAAATATTATCAAAATATTTTTCAGCTAAATTTATTGCACCAATAGCATCAGCTGTCGTTTGTCGGCGTCCAATTTTTGCCAAAATTTCGTCGCTTAAAATTTGAATCCCCATACTCAATCTGTTTATTCCAAAGCTTTTCCAAGCCTCAAGTTTATCTTTGGTAATATCTGCAGGATTAGCTTCAATTGTAATTTCTTTGACATCACTTAAATCAAAATTTTTATTTAAATTTTCAAAAAGTTCTTTTAATAAATCAAGCGGATATATCGATGGCGTACCGCCACCAATATAGATAGTTTTAATTTTTGATTTGTT from Candidatus Dependentiae bacterium includes these protein-coding regions:
- the hemW gene encoding radical SAM family heme chaperone HemW encodes the protein MNNFEHIYIHWPFCNSKCYYCDFLSFCNKTNQDKEYHDVLCSQLKYFKDNKSKIKTIYIGGGTPSIYPLDLLKELFENLNKNFDLSDVKEITIEANPADITKDKLEAWKSFGINRLSMGIQILSDEILAKIGRRQTTADAIGAINLAEKYFDNISVDLILGLPDVTDEIWQNSLKTVVSWPVKHISVYILTLYNKTKLYDLVKRNEISLQKDDTIISHYIKTVEFLEKNDFMQYEISNFSKVGFESIHNMAYWDRKPYLGLGLGASSFDGTARYINETNLNKFLNINLNPLNCAQKEILTDRQVFIEKLMLDLRKKNGGDLHSMLYFLKSADKIKFLNSIEELKKQGLILQIGGKVSLTQKGLLLENEVVLKLI
- a CDS encoding pyridoxamine 5'-phosphate oxidase family protein, encoding MAKHVGVKLPEDLVNLLKRKKTVAILATFSEKGVPNTTPVQCIYPKGDESLLLTIHKEHTGYRNMVWQKKIMLCFLGEGNVAYSVLGRAGVVRAPSMVHPLMNVVRIDTIDIKSDRSILTRVDQGVLWSFTSTEADELIKSLFKELEDLAKTL